In a genomic window of Candidatus Eisenbacteria bacterium:
- a CDS encoding STAS domain-containing protein codes for MLKQRQVESIVVLYPKGYLTGGDETEELDAAIKHHIESGNKHLIINLSETQHLNSTALGVLISAHANYTRRQGQMKLCGVDKRIENIFVITKLSLVFDVFPTEDQAIASFAETKSV; via the coding sequence ATGCTGAAGCAGCGCCAAGTGGAGAGCATCGTGGTCCTCTACCCGAAGGGGTACCTCACCGGCGGGGACGAGACCGAGGAGCTCGACGCTGCGATCAAGCACCACATCGAGTCCGGCAACAAGCACCTGATCATCAACCTGAGCGAGACGCAGCACCTGAACTCGACGGCGCTGGGCGTGCTGATCTCGGCGCACGCCAACTACACGCGCCGCCAGGGGCAGATGAAGCTGTGCGGCGTGGACAAGCGCATCGAGAACATCTTCGTCATCACCAAGCTGTCGCTGGTCTTCGACGTGTTCCCGACCGAAGATCAGGCGATCGCGAGCTTCGCAGAAACCAAGTCGGTCTGA
- a CDS encoding tetratricopeptide repeat protein, protein MRGERTLNRTLSTHGTRRALLLLAMGVGLVAGPGVIRADDLKDGRAALQAGRYDEALKSFEKASSQGLAAGRAGVGQVWLRRRQYDKALEAFKTAQKMDPTLALAFWGEGEVYHRQDKCAEAIPMFEKAVSLDRKFPEAQLGLGDCYVKTKQFAKATTALNEGLKWGPKWRPRFLVALGGAAVARDSLRAAGVYFTRAREEAPTDPEVRRALGEFYIQRGTWSLAVLETQAAVDLDSSDVELRYSLAQALEYDQRYDQALDQYRWIARRDADFAPAQLSLGSLLYRAGAHDPSRYPEARIPLERYTQLAPQDPKGWSLLGRTLANLKMRDEAITAMLKAEQLGDKNKELYSMLFRVMAEKRDWTRAVQYYELSEKLPKDELLVAQMYAIQGNVPRADSIYANILSHDSTSSAAKVAMNERGKLRFRQKDFEGALAQFQKRNALDPPSSEAYFYTGLSNNQLKRYPEAVEALKKSTALDTTKADRYFWLGVVLDQQKNITDAQVAFQRSVALDDTSKSASKARAQLGYYRLLEKDWPGAIQHLERSVALDAQYVQAWVWLGQGHQNSGNREKAMEAYRKALAIDPNQPEATKGVKVLSGAVGASSKGG, encoded by the coding sequence ATGAGAGGAGAAAGAACCCTGAACCGCACACTCTCCACGCATGGAACCCGGCGCGCACTCCTGCTGCTCGCGATGGGTGTGGGACTGGTCGCGGGACCCGGCGTCATCCGCGCCGACGATCTGAAGGACGGGCGCGCGGCGCTGCAGGCGGGTCGCTACGACGAGGCGTTGAAGTCCTTCGAGAAGGCTTCGTCGCAGGGCCTGGCGGCGGGGCGTGCCGGCGTCGGTCAAGTCTGGCTGCGACGCCGCCAGTACGACAAGGCGCTCGAGGCGTTCAAGACCGCTCAGAAGATGGATCCCACGCTCGCCCTGGCCTTCTGGGGCGAAGGCGAGGTGTACCACCGCCAGGACAAGTGCGCGGAAGCCATCCCGATGTTCGAGAAGGCCGTGAGTCTCGATCGCAAGTTTCCGGAAGCGCAGCTCGGCCTCGGGGACTGTTACGTCAAGACCAAGCAGTTCGCCAAAGCGACCACAGCGTTGAACGAAGGACTCAAGTGGGGGCCGAAGTGGCGTCCGCGCTTCCTCGTCGCGCTCGGCGGCGCCGCCGTGGCGCGCGACTCGCTCCGCGCCGCGGGCGTGTACTTCACGCGAGCGCGCGAAGAAGCGCCGACGGATCCCGAGGTGCGGCGCGCCCTCGGCGAGTTCTACATCCAACGTGGCACCTGGTCGCTCGCGGTGCTCGAGACGCAGGCGGCGGTCGACCTGGACAGCAGCGACGTCGAGCTTCGCTACTCGCTCGCCCAGGCGCTGGAGTACGACCAGCGTTATGACCAGGCCCTCGACCAGTACCGGTGGATCGCGCGGCGCGATGCCGACTTCGCTCCGGCGCAGCTGTCGCTGGGAAGCCTGCTCTACCGCGCGGGCGCACACGACCCGTCACGCTATCCCGAGGCCAGGATTCCGCTGGAGCGCTACACCCAGCTGGCGCCTCAGGACCCCAAGGGATGGAGTCTCCTCGGCCGGACGCTCGCCAATCTCAAGATGAGGGACGAGGCGATCACCGCGATGCTCAAAGCCGAGCAGCTGGGGGACAAGAACAAGGAGCTCTACTCGATGCTCTTCCGGGTCATGGCCGAGAAGCGCGACTGGACCAGGGCCGTCCAGTACTACGAGCTGAGCGAGAAGCTGCCCAAGGACGAGCTGCTGGTGGCGCAGATGTATGCGATTCAAGGCAATGTGCCCCGCGCGGACTCGATCTACGCCAACATCCTGAGCCACGACTCGACCAGCTCCGCGGCCAAGGTCGCCATGAACGAGCGGGGGAAGCTCAGGTTCCGGCAGAAGGACTTCGAGGGCGCCCTGGCCCAGTTCCAGAAGCGAAACGCGCTTGACCCGCCAAGCTCCGAGGCTTACTTCTATACGGGCTTGTCCAACAATCAATTGAAGCGGTACCCCGAGGCGGTCGAGGCGCTGAAGAAGTCCACGGCCCTGGACACCACGAAGGCTGACCGCTACTTCTGGCTGGGCGTGGTGCTGGACCAGCAGAAGAACATTACGGACGCGCAGGTCGCCTTCCAGCGCTCGGTGGCGCTGGACGACACCAGCAAGTCGGCCAGCAAGGCACGGGCTCAGCTGGGCTATTATCGATTGTTGGAAAAGGACTGGCCGGGGGCGATCCAGCACCTCGAGCGGTCTGTCGCGCTCGACGCCCAGTACGTGCAGGCGTGGGTGTGGCTGGGGCAGGGCCATCAGAACTCGGGTAATCGCGAAAAGGCGATGGAAGCTTATCGAAAGGCGCTGGCGATAGATCCGAACCAGCCCGAAGCGACCAAGGGCGTCAAGGTTCTGAGCGGCGCGGTTGGGGCCAGCAGCAAGGGAGGTTGA
- a CDS encoding STAS domain-containing protein: protein MGIQRKQLRTVTVLALKGSFFGDRETDDLQKAILDEAASGNTRLVLNLKDCQALNSIAIGVLMRGYTNYRGRGGEIKLCGLGKRLKDLFTMTKLIMVFDHHDTEEAAVASFAVES, encoded by the coding sequence GTGGGGATCCAGAGGAAGCAGCTCAGGACGGTGACGGTGCTGGCCCTGAAGGGCAGCTTTTTCGGGGACCGCGAGACCGACGATCTTCAGAAGGCGATTCTCGACGAGGCGGCGAGCGGCAATACGCGTCTGGTGCTCAACCTGAAGGACTGCCAGGCCCTCAACTCGATCGCCATCGGCGTGTTGATGCGCGGCTACACGAATTACCGGGGACGCGGCGGCGAGATCAAGCTGTGCGGACTCGGGAAGCGGTTGAAGGATCTGTTCACCATGACGAAGCTGATCATGGTCTTCGATCATCACGACACCGAAGAGGCGGCGGTCGCGTCCTTCGCGGTGGAGTCTTAG
- a CDS encoding biopolymer transporter ExbD, which produces MLKKMRRIGIAIDMTPMVDVAFLLLIFFMLTTQFKPPEKDKITLPESNSEAKSPESDIITLAVTAPKPENGMASAVRVIYRAGGQEVSQTLPPEAVKSDLPGVLTRARTANPAARMIVKMDKDATYGIMADMMSALQAANAPRFNVQTELEGGAGLFGGQQTTGH; this is translated from the coding sequence ATGCTCAAAAAGATGCGTCGTATCGGCATCGCCATCGATATGACTCCGATGGTCGACGTCGCGTTTCTCCTGCTGATCTTTTTCATGCTGACCACCCAGTTCAAGCCGCCTGAGAAGGACAAGATCACGCTTCCCGAGTCGAACTCCGAGGCCAAGTCACCGGAGTCGGACATCATCACGCTCGCGGTGACGGCTCCCAAGCCGGAGAACGGCATGGCGTCCGCGGTCCGCGTGATCTATCGCGCCGGGGGCCAGGAGGTGTCGCAAACGCTTCCCCCGGAAGCCGTGAAGAGCGATCTCCCTGGGGTGCTGACCCGGGCGCGCACCGCGAATCCCGCGGCCCGCATGATCGTCAAGATGGACAAGGACGCAACTTACGGGATCATGGCCGACATGATGTCGGCGCTGCAGGCCGCCAACGCCCCGCGTTTCAACGTCCAGACCGAGCTCGAAGGCGGCGCCGGATTGTTCGGCGGCCAGCAGACGACGGGCCATTGA
- a CDS encoding MotA/TolQ/ExbB proton channel family protein, with translation MNRYIVPAGFALAAVVSFGIYWYLPVLGEVGEQMKQGGYLVAALIMLIILQTAFIIERLWSLKKAQGRGPLPDFLNNVRKRLHHGDVDGAIKLCAEQRGSAANVIRAGLERYQQLRAEGADKEKIIAETQAAIQEANGLEVPLLERNLIALSTIASIATMIGLLGTVLGMIRSFAALGHTGAVDAGKLAIGISEALINTAGGLFAAIAGIVAYNVFVTKVDGFNYMMDEASYETVQLLTATAGTEKR, from the coding sequence ATGAATCGCTATATCGTCCCTGCCGGGTTCGCGCTCGCGGCCGTGGTCTCGTTCGGGATCTACTGGTACCTGCCGGTCCTGGGCGAGGTCGGGGAGCAGATGAAGCAGGGCGGCTATCTGGTCGCTGCGCTCATCATGCTCATCATCCTCCAGACGGCGTTCATCATCGAGCGGCTCTGGAGCCTCAAGAAGGCTCAAGGCCGCGGGCCGCTTCCCGACTTCCTCAACAACGTGCGCAAGCGTCTGCATCACGGAGACGTGGATGGCGCCATCAAGCTGTGCGCCGAGCAGCGCGGTTCTGCCGCCAACGTGATCCGCGCCGGCCTCGAGCGCTATCAGCAGCTCAGGGCCGAGGGCGCGGACAAGGAGAAGATCATCGCCGAGACCCAGGCCGCCATCCAGGAAGCCAACGGCCTCGAAGTGCCGCTCCTCGAGCGCAACCTGATCGCCCTTTCGACCATCGCTTCGATCGCGACGATGATCGGCCTGCTGGGCACGGTGCTGGGAATGATTCGCTCGTTCGCGGCGCTCGGGCACACCGGCGCCGTCGACGCCGGCAAGCTGGCGATCGGGATCTCCGAGGCGCTGATCAACACCGCCGGCGGCCTGTTCGCGGCGATCGCGGGCATCGTGGCCTACAACGTGTTCGTGACCAAGGTGGACGGCTTCAACTACATGATGGACGAGGCCTCGTACGAGACCGTGCAGCTGCTCACGGCGACGGCGGGCACCGAGAAGCGGTAG